From Streptomyces sp. NBC_00775, one genomic window encodes:
- the nuoE gene encoding NADH-quinone oxidoreductase subunit NuoE — protein sequence MPQLPAPDYPDDVRARLEADAREIIARYPDSRSALLPLLHLVQSEEGHVTRTGMRFCADVLRLTTAEVTAVATFYSMYRRKPSGDYQVGVCTNTLCAVMGGDAIFEALQDHLGVGNGETTGDGKVTLEHIECNAACDFAPVVMVNWEFFDNQTVDSAKRLVDELRAGAQVEPTRGAPMCTFKDTARILAGFPDEREGAVEAGGSAGPASLIGLRLAKGETQPARVVHPRGEGPQDERPAGPAVEEGE from the coding sequence ATGCCCCAACTGCCCGCGCCCGACTACCCGGACGACGTTCGAGCCCGGCTCGAAGCGGACGCGCGCGAGATCATCGCCCGCTACCCGGACTCCCGCTCGGCGCTCCTTCCGTTGCTGCATCTCGTGCAGTCGGAGGAGGGCCACGTCACGCGCACGGGCATGCGGTTCTGCGCGGACGTGCTGCGTCTGACCACGGCCGAGGTCACCGCGGTCGCGACCTTCTACTCGATGTACCGGCGCAAGCCGAGCGGTGACTACCAGGTGGGTGTCTGCACCAACACCCTGTGCGCGGTCATGGGCGGCGACGCGATCTTCGAGGCCCTCCAGGACCACCTGGGCGTCGGCAACGGCGAGACCACCGGCGACGGCAAGGTCACCCTGGAGCACATCGAGTGCAACGCGGCCTGCGACTTCGCGCCGGTCGTGATGGTCAACTGGGAGTTCTTCGACAACCAGACCGTGGACTCCGCCAAGCGCCTCGTCGACGAGCTGCGCGCGGGAGCACAGGTCGAACCCACCCGCGGCGCCCCCATGTGCACCTTCAAGGACACCGCCCGGATCCTGGCGGGCTTCCCCGACGAGCGCGAGGGCGCCGTGGAGGCCGGCGGCAGCGCGGGCCCGGCATCACTGATCGGGCTGCGCCTGGCCAAGGGCGAGACGCAGCCTGCGCGCGTAGTACATCCGCGTGGTGAGGGTCCTCAGGACGAGCGGCCTGCCGGCCCGGCCGTAGAGGAGGGGGAGTGA
- the nuoF gene encoding NADH-quinone oxidoreductase subunit NuoF, translating to MTLAPENGGTARVSEFERGGETSPEKLLTPVLSAFWDEEKSWTLDVYRRHEGYEGLRKALAMSPDDVIAYVKDSGLRGRGGAGFPTGMKWQFIPQGDGKPHYLVVNADESEPGTCKDIPLLFANPHSLIEGIVIACYAIRSSHAFIYLRGEVVPVLRRLHEAVREAYAAGYLGENILGSGLDLQLTVHAGAGAYICGEETALLDSLEGRRGQPRLRPPFPAVAGLYACPTVVNNVESIASVPAILHKGKEWFRSMGSEKSPGFTLYSLSGHVTNPGQYEAPLGITLRQLLDMSGGMRPGHRLKFWTPGGSSTPMFTDEHLDVPLDYEGVGAAGSMLGTKALQCFDETTCVVRAVTRWTEFYAHESCGKCTPCREGTYWLVQLLRDIEAGKGVMSDLDKLNDIADNINGKSFCALGDGAASPIFSSLKYFREEYEQHITGRGCPFDPAKSTAWADRTEVNA from the coding sequence ATGACCTTGGCACCCGAGAATGGGGGCACCGCCCGCGTGAGCGAGTTCGAGCGTGGGGGAGAGACCAGCCCCGAGAAGCTGCTCACACCCGTGCTGTCGGCCTTCTGGGACGAGGAGAAGTCCTGGACGCTCGATGTCTACCGAAGGCACGAGGGGTACGAGGGCCTGCGCAAGGCGCTCGCGATGTCGCCCGACGACGTGATCGCGTACGTCAAGGACTCCGGGCTGCGCGGCCGAGGTGGTGCGGGATTCCCCACCGGAATGAAGTGGCAGTTCATTCCTCAGGGTGATGGCAAACCTCACTATCTAGTTGTCAACGCCGACGAGTCGGAGCCGGGAACCTGCAAGGACATCCCGCTCCTCTTCGCGAACCCGCATAGCCTCATCGAGGGCATTGTGATCGCGTGTTATGCCATCCGGTCTTCGCATGCCTTCATCTATCTGCGCGGTGAAGTGGTCCCCGTATTGCGGCGGTTGCACGAGGCCGTGCGTGAGGCCTACGCGGCGGGCTACCTCGGCGAGAACATCCTGGGCAGCGGACTCGACCTCCAACTCACCGTGCACGCGGGCGCCGGCGCGTACATCTGCGGTGAGGAGACCGCACTGCTCGACTCGCTCGAAGGCCGCCGTGGTCAACCGCGGCTTCGTCCCCCTTTCCCTGCCGTCGCGGGCCTCTACGCGTGCCCGACTGTGGTGAATAACGTCGAATCGATCGCGTCAGTTCCCGCAATTCTCCACAAAGGCAAGGAATGGTTCAGGTCGATGGGGAGCGAGAAGTCCCCCGGCTTCACGCTCTACTCGCTCAGCGGCCACGTCACCAACCCCGGCCAGTACGAAGCCCCGCTCGGCATCACCCTCCGTCAGCTCCTCGACATGAGCGGCGGGATGAGGCCCGGCCACCGGCTGAAGTTCTGGACGCCGGGCGGCTCCTCGACCCCGATGTTCACCGACGAGCACCTCGACGTCCCTCTTGATTACGAAGGAGTGGGTGCCGCGGGTTCCATGCTCGGCACCAAAGCGCTCCAGTGCTTCGACGAGACGACCTGCGTCGTCCGCGCCGTCACCCGCTGGACCGAGTTCTACGCCCACGAGTCCTGCGGCAAGTGCACGCCGTGCCGCGAAGGAACGTACTGGCTCGTGCAGTTGCTGCGCGACATCGAGGCCGGCAAGGGCGTCATGTCCGACCTCGACAAGCTGAACGACATCGCCGACAACATCAACGGCAAGTCGTTCTGCGCCCTCGGCGACGGCGCCGCCTCGCCGATCTTCTCCTCGCTCAAGTACTTCCGCGAGGAGTACGAGCAGCACATCACGGGCCGCGGCTGCCCCTTTGACCCGGCCAAGTCCACGGCTTGGGCCGATCGCACGGAGGTGAACGCATGA